The Sphingosinicella humi genome has a window encoding:
- a CDS encoding tail tape measure protein: MDEEIERLVVGVRADTSAFARDVAEMRAQLEGPLAAGADRAGHALEHALLRAVRTGRVGFEDLKRVALSAMAEIAAAAVRGGVASLSGAQGLQASGLMAVAAQVLGAALGAPGRATGGPVAPGRAYLVGERGPELFVPTASGRVEAPRAGERDIRMSITINAPTGAEPQALAASSRQVARAVKQALMRVED, encoded by the coding sequence ATGGATGAGGAAATCGAGCGGCTGGTCGTCGGTGTGCGGGCCGACACCTCCGCCTTCGCGCGGGACGTGGCGGAGATGCGGGCGCAGCTGGAAGGCCCGCTGGCGGCGGGCGCGGACCGCGCCGGTCACGCCTTGGAGCATGCGCTGCTGCGAGCCGTGCGCACGGGAAGGGTCGGGTTCGAGGACCTGAAGCGGGTGGCGCTGTCGGCCATGGCCGAGATCGCCGCGGCGGCGGTGCGAGGCGGGGTCGCGTCGCTGTCGGGAGCCCAAGGTTTGCAGGCGAGCGGCTTGATGGCGGTCGCGGCGCAGGTACTGGGCGCCGCGCTCGGTGCGCCGGGGCGGGCGACCGGCGGGCCGGTGGCGCCGGGGCGTGCCTATCTTGTCGGCGAGCGCGGGCCGGAGCTGTTCGTGCCGACAGCGAGCGGGCGCGTGGAAGCGCCGCGCGCCGGGGAGCGCGACATCCGGATGAGCATCACGATCAACGCGCCGACGGGGGCTGAGCCGCAGGCGCTGGCCGCGTCGAGCCGGCAGGTGGCGCGGGCGGTGAAGCAGGCGCTGATGCGGGTGGAGGATTAG